The proteins below come from a single Asanoa ferruginea genomic window:
- a CDS encoding calcium:proton antiporter — protein MAGATTKRAYLTNWTVVIPVVAVIALGVTWGRDLAGWVVGLLAVCLAGAVLAAVHHAEVVAARVGEPFGSLVLAVAVTFIEVALIVTLMISGTPEKTATLARDTVFSAVMITCNGIVGLCLLVGALRRRIAVFNPEGSGGALATVATLATLSLVFPTFTTSEPGPEFSGAQLTFAAVASLALYGLFVAVQTVRHRDYFLPITTSGTVIDTEEHADPPSNRAAQLSLLLLLVALVAVVGNAKSVSPTIEKGVAAAGFPPTVVGVIIALLVLLPETLAATRAALRDRVQTSLNLAYGSAMASIGLTIPAIAVASIWLDGPLILGLPATQLVLLALTVVVGILTVVPGRATALQGGVHLALMAAFVFLAVRP, from the coding sequence ATGGCCGGAGCTACGACCAAACGCGCTTACCTGACAAATTGGACCGTCGTCATCCCCGTCGTCGCGGTCATCGCGCTCGGGGTGACCTGGGGTCGCGACCTCGCCGGGTGGGTGGTCGGGCTGCTCGCGGTCTGCCTCGCGGGCGCGGTGCTCGCCGCCGTGCACCACGCGGAGGTGGTCGCCGCCCGGGTCGGTGAGCCGTTCGGTTCGCTGGTGCTCGCGGTCGCGGTCACGTTCATCGAGGTCGCCCTGATCGTCACGCTGATGATCAGCGGTACGCCGGAGAAGACCGCGACCCTCGCCCGCGACACCGTCTTCTCCGCCGTGATGATCACGTGTAACGGCATCGTCGGGCTCTGCCTGCTGGTCGGGGCGCTGCGCCGGCGGATCGCCGTGTTCAACCCGGAAGGCAGCGGCGGCGCGCTCGCCACCGTCGCCACCCTGGCCACGCTGAGCCTGGTGTTCCCGACGTTCACCACCAGCGAGCCCGGCCCGGAGTTCTCCGGCGCCCAACTCACCTTCGCCGCCGTCGCCTCGCTCGCGCTCTACGGCCTGTTCGTCGCGGTGCAGACGGTGCGGCACCGCGACTACTTCCTGCCGATCACCACCAGCGGCACGGTGATCGACACCGAGGAGCACGCCGACCCGCCGTCGAACCGGGCCGCGCAACTCAGCCTGCTGCTTCTGCTGGTCGCCCTGGTCGCGGTCGTCGGCAACGCGAAGTCGGTCTCACCGACGATCGAGAAGGGCGTCGCCGCCGCCGGCTTCCCACCCACCGTGGTCGGCGTGATCATCGCGCTGCTGGTGCTGCTCCCGGAGACGCTGGCCGCCACCCGGGCGGCACTGCGCGACCGGGTGCAGACCAGCCTCAACCTGGCGTACGGGTCGGCCATGGCCAGCATCGGCCTGACCATCCCGGCCATCGCGGTCGCGTCGATCTGGCTGGACGGCCCGCTGATCCTGGGCCTGCCGGCGACCCAACTCGTGCTGCTCGCCCTGACGGTCGTCGTCGGCATCCTGACCGTGGTGCCGGGGCGGGCCACGGCGCTCCAGGGCGGCGTACACCTGGCGCTCATGGCTGCTTTCGTCTTTCTCGCTGTGCGACCCTGA
- a CDS encoding esterase family protein, translating to MDFYTAVPAGHGDGKGLPVCIVLHGTSTRPRDFSRLGFGRALSRAVEKGAAPFVLAGADGGRRGWRPKTGDDPQRMAYEDVPNWCAERGFDIGRIVLWGWSTGGAGALLLAETFRGFARATAAFSPAVAPGDQVFEQVARIQDHPLGLWCGLDDPLLANVRALQKELRYPPVAGRYSDGGHSFDYWQTIIPEAFRFIGSALD from the coding sequence GTGGACTTCTATACCGCCGTTCCCGCCGGGCATGGGGATGGCAAAGGGTTGCCCGTCTGCATCGTCCTGCACGGCACGTCCACCCGGCCGCGCGACTTTTCGCGGCTCGGGTTCGGTCGCGCGCTCAGCCGCGCGGTCGAGAAAGGGGCGGCGCCGTTCGTGCTCGCCGGCGCCGACGGTGGCCGGCGAGGTTGGCGGCCGAAAACCGGAGACGATCCACAGCGGATGGCGTACGAGGACGTCCCTAACTGGTGTGCCGAACGCGGCTTCGACATCGGCCGGATCGTCCTCTGGGGCTGGTCGACGGGCGGCGCCGGTGCGTTGCTGCTGGCCGAGACCTTCCGCGGGTTCGCGCGGGCGACCGCCGCCTTCTCCCCCGCCGTCGCACCCGGCGACCAGGTCTTCGAGCAGGTCGCCCGGATCCAGGACCATCCGCTCGGGCTCTGGTGCGGGCTCGACGACCCGCTGCTCGCCAACGTCCGGGCGCTCCAGAAGGAACTCCGGTATCCGCCGGTCGCCGGTCGCTACAGCGACGGCGGCCACAGCTTCGACTATTGGCAGACGATCATTCCGGAAGCGTTCCGATTTATCGGGTCTGCGCTCGATTAA
- a CDS encoding sensor domain-containing phosphodiesterase, with the protein MGAERSPDDEFAAILRDRAVNPVFQPVVSIADGSVVGFEALARGPEGRYESPLALFAAAAKLGRSADLDWLCAGVAAERFLTTGFTDLALFVNLDPLSLRGPFRERLLDVFAELMGERQLVIEITERAVTQDPAALMEAVLQARRLSARVALDDVGVEPSSLAAMPLVNPDIIKIDKSVVQAHSPTWAVSHVVNAVLHEARRSGAQILAEGIEHEGHLAVARSLGATLGQGHHFGHPGPLPATVARSALALARVTPRRVPPETPFEMLSRTEPVNPTTPELLAAMGGHIENQAMHTSDSAILVVNVGDAANLDDEARLRYGYITTKGIEVYVLGHDLPPGPGARIRGVPLAADDPLVRERTFLFIGSHYAGAVFARETDTGSFEVGVCYDRELVVEATLPLVRRLGG; encoded by the coding sequence ATGGGTGCCGAACGGTCACCGGACGACGAGTTCGCGGCGATCCTGCGAGACCGGGCGGTCAACCCCGTCTTCCAGCCGGTCGTCTCGATCGCCGACGGATCGGTCGTGGGCTTCGAGGCGTTGGCCCGCGGTCCGGAGGGCCGCTACGAGTCACCACTCGCACTCTTCGCCGCGGCCGCGAAGCTCGGCCGCTCGGCCGACCTCGACTGGCTCTGCGCGGGCGTGGCGGCCGAGCGGTTCCTCACCACCGGGTTCACCGACCTCGCGCTGTTCGTCAACCTCGACCCGCTCAGCCTCCGCGGGCCGTTCCGGGAGCGGCTGCTCGACGTGTTCGCCGAGCTGATGGGGGAACGGCAGCTGGTCATCGAGATCACCGAACGCGCGGTGACGCAGGATCCGGCCGCGCTGATGGAAGCGGTGCTCCAGGCGCGCCGCCTGTCCGCCCGGGTGGCGCTCGACGACGTCGGTGTCGAACCGTCGAGCCTGGCGGCGATGCCCCTGGTCAACCCCGACATCATCAAGATCGATAAGAGCGTGGTGCAGGCCCACTCGCCGACCTGGGCGGTCTCGCACGTGGTCAACGCCGTGCTGCACGAGGCCCGCCGCAGCGGCGCGCAGATCCTGGCCGAGGGCATCGAGCACGAGGGTCACCTCGCGGTGGCCCGGTCGCTGGGCGCGACGCTGGGGCAGGGCCACCACTTCGGACACCCGGGGCCACTGCCGGCGACGGTCGCCCGATCGGCGCTGGCGCTGGCCCGGGTGACGCCGCGGCGGGTGCCGCCGGAGACGCCGTTCGAGATGCTCTCCCGCACCGAGCCGGTCAACCCGACCACCCCGGAACTGCTGGCCGCGATGGGCGGCCACATCGAGAACCAGGCGATGCACACCTCCGACTCGGCCATCCTGGTGGTCAACGTCGGCGACGCCGCCAACCTCGACGACGAGGCCCGGCTGCGCTACGGCTACATCACCACGAAGGGCATCGAGGTGTACGTCCTCGGCCACGACCTGCCGCCCGGGCCCGGTGCCCGGATCCGCGGCGTGCCACTGGCGGCCGACGACCCGCTGGTGCGTGAGCGCACGTTCCTGTTCATCGGCAGCCACTACGCCGGCGCGGTGTTCGCCCGCGAAACCGACACCGGCAGCTTCGAAGTGGGCGTCTGCTACGACCGCGAGCTGGTCGTCGAGGCCACCCTGCCGCTGGTCCGCCGGTTGGGGGGCTAG
- a CDS encoding S8 family peptidase encodes MLGIPRSGRRRSAAALVALATLSAFTLTSAPAHAVPTAAPASAPTQTYLVQTTDAPAATYNGGIAGLAPTRAGAGAKLDSTSTNVRAYRRHLGQTNTRVLERAGVSASKVSHDYTLVFAGFSAELTAAEAARLKGTPGVANVWKNELVHSDTFTTPAFVGLDGNTGAWRKEFGSPERAGEGIIVGVIDSGFWPENPSFGPLPTPRRDQKTIDAKWHGTCVPGPENPVSCNNKVIGARWYASTPDISHANPGEFDSPRDYFGHGSHTASTAAGNHGVTATINGGVAGVISGMAPAARLAIYKVLYANEAGTQSVGNSTDIVHAVEDAVADGVDVINYSIGDDVDSFGPVELAFLNAANAGIFVATSAGNAGPDSKVDNGMPWTTTVAAGTHDRSSTKTLTLGNGQAYQGIGTGPAAVTAPIVDARTSGLAGSAELSAAQCVSTPPQLDPAKVAGKIVLCERGNNNRVDKSLAVKNAGGVGMVQFNPTPNSLNADYHAVPSIHVDQTVGAAVKAYIAAGGSPTATISAASNAKVRAPVVATFSSRGPGLSTGGDLLKPDIMAPGVDVVAATGPNSHNGNLWDTNSGTSMASPHIAGIGALILAKHPNWSPMMIKSALMTTAGVRDNEGQPIQDQADGTNANPLEMGAGQVAAKEAFDPGLVYDSGITQWLQYSCGIGVQGLCTSAGTVDPSDFNSPSLAVGDLAGKQTLTRTVTNVSKLPALYLATVEAPAGFKVDVTPKIIALLPGKKQSFKVTITRTSAALGEWSFGSLRWRDLLGHDVRSAIAVRPVPVAVPREASGTGAAGQVTLPVTGGYVGTLATEGHGLVAATVDQWNLTPDPTTTFNPNAPATASDTVSVNTTVLAGAKLTKFATFAADYPAGTDIDLFVYRQAANGTLAPVGQSAGGSADESVTVTDPGTYVTFVLLFAAPGPVDVELDRWVVPAGNAGNLTVTPASQPVTIAGKTTVTAAWTGLTAGQRYLGVIEYSDGTNTIGTTNLLVSG; translated from the coding sequence ATGTTGGGCATCCCTCGTTCCGGGCGGCGCCGCTCGGCTGCCGCGCTGGTCGCGCTCGCGACCCTGTCCGCGTTCACCTTGACCAGTGCGCCCGCGCATGCCGTGCCGACCGCGGCCCCGGCGAGCGCGCCCACGCAGACCTACCTGGTGCAGACCACCGACGCACCCGCCGCCACCTACAACGGTGGGATCGCGGGGCTGGCGCCCACCCGCGCCGGCGCCGGTGCCAAGCTCGACAGCACCAGCACGAACGTGCGGGCCTACCGGCGGCATCTAGGCCAGACCAACACCCGGGTGCTCGAACGGGCCGGGGTCAGCGCCAGCAAGGTCAGTCATGACTACACGCTGGTCTTCGCCGGGTTCTCCGCCGAGTTGACGGCGGCCGAGGCCGCCCGGCTCAAGGGGACCCCGGGGGTGGCCAACGTCTGGAAGAACGAGTTGGTCCACTCGGACACCTTCACGACGCCGGCGTTCGTCGGGCTCGACGGCAACACCGGTGCCTGGCGCAAGGAGTTCGGCAGCCCCGAACGCGCCGGCGAGGGCATCATCGTCGGCGTCATCGACTCCGGCTTCTGGCCGGAGAACCCGAGCTTCGGCCCGCTGCCGACGCCGCGCCGCGACCAGAAGACGATCGACGCCAAGTGGCACGGCACCTGCGTGCCGGGGCCGGAGAACCCGGTCAGCTGCAACAACAAGGTGATCGGTGCGCGCTGGTACGCGTCGACCCCCGACATCTCGCACGCCAACCCGGGTGAGTTCGACTCGCCGCGGGACTACTTCGGCCACGGGTCGCACACCGCCAGCACCGCGGCCGGCAACCACGGTGTGACCGCGACCATCAACGGCGGCGTCGCCGGTGTCATCTCGGGCATGGCGCCGGCCGCACGCCTGGCGATCTACAAGGTGCTCTACGCCAACGAGGCCGGCACCCAGTCGGTCGGCAACAGCACCGACATCGTCCACGCGGTCGAGGACGCCGTCGCCGACGGTGTCGACGTGATCAACTATTCGATCGGCGACGACGTGGACAGCTTCGGCCCCGTCGAACTCGCCTTCCTCAACGCCGCCAACGCGGGGATCTTCGTTGCCACGTCGGCCGGCAATGCCGGGCCCGACTCCAAGGTCGACAACGGCATGCCGTGGACGACCACCGTTGCCGCCGGCACCCACGACCGGTCGTCGACCAAGACCCTGACGCTCGGCAACGGTCAGGCCTACCAGGGCATCGGCACCGGGCCCGCCGCGGTGACCGCGCCGATCGTCGACGCCCGGACCAGCGGACTGGCCGGCAGCGCCGAACTCAGCGCCGCCCAGTGTGTGAGCACGCCGCCACAACTCGACCCGGCCAAGGTCGCCGGAAAGATCGTGCTCTGCGAGCGGGGCAACAACAACCGCGTCGACAAGAGCCTCGCGGTCAAGAACGCCGGCGGCGTCGGCATGGTGCAGTTCAACCCGACGCCCAACTCGCTCAACGCCGACTACCACGCGGTGCCCTCGATCCACGTCGACCAGACCGTCGGCGCGGCGGTGAAGGCCTACATCGCCGCCGGTGGCAGCCCGACCGCCACGATCTCGGCGGCCAGCAACGCCAAGGTCCGGGCACCCGTGGTGGCCACCTTCTCCAGCCGCGGTCCGGGCCTGTCCACCGGCGGCGACCTGCTCAAGCCCGACATCATGGCGCCCGGCGTCGACGTGGTCGCCGCGACCGGGCCCAACAGCCACAACGGCAACCTCTGGGACACAAACAGCGGCACCTCGATGGCCAGCCCGCACATCGCCGGTATCGGCGCGCTGATCCTGGCCAAGCACCCCAACTGGTCGCCGATGATGATCAAGTCGGCCCTGATGACGACGGCCGGCGTGCGGGACAACGAAGGCCAGCCGATCCAGGACCAGGCCGACGGCACCAACGCCAACCCGCTGGAGATGGGTGCCGGCCAGGTAGCGGCCAAGGAGGCGTTCGACCCGGGCCTGGTCTACGACTCCGGGATCACCCAGTGGTTGCAGTATTCCTGCGGCATCGGCGTGCAGGGACTCTGCACGAGCGCCGGCACGGTCGACCCGAGCGACTTCAACAGCCCGTCGCTCGCCGTCGGTGACCTGGCCGGCAAACAGACCCTGACCCGCACGGTGACCAACGTGAGCAAGCTGCCGGCGCTCTACCTCGCGACCGTTGAGGCACCGGCCGGCTTCAAGGTCGACGTGACACCGAAGATCATCGCCTTGCTGCCCGGCAAGAAGCAGAGCTTCAAGGTGACGATCACGCGTACCAGCGCGGCTCTCGGCGAATGGTCCTTCGGCTCACTGCGCTGGCGCGACCTGCTCGGCCACGACGTGCGCAGCGCGATCGCGGTCCGGCCGGTGCCGGTCGCGGTGCCGCGGGAGGCCAGCGGCACCGGCGCCGCCGGCCAGGTCACCCTCCCGGTCACCGGCGGCTACGTTGGCACCCTCGCCACCGAGGGCCACGGCCTGGTCGCCGCGACGGTTGACCAGTGGAACCTGACGCCCGACCCCACGACAACGTTCAACCCCAACGCGCCGGCGACGGCCAGCGACACCGTCTCGGTCAACACGACCGTCCTCGCGGGCGCGAAACTGACCAAGTTCGCGACGTTCGCCGCCGACTATCCGGCCGGCACCGACATCGACCTGTTCGTCTACCGGCAGGCGGCCAACGGCACGCTGGCCCCGGTCGGGCAGAGCGCCGGCGGCTCGGCGGATGAGTCGGTGACGGTCACCGATCCCGGCACCTACGTGACCTTCGTGCTCCTCTTCGCCGCGCCCGGCCCGGTCGACGTCGAGCTCGACCGCTGGGTTGTCCCGGCCGGCAACGCCGGCAACCTGACCGTCACGCCGGCGAGCCAGCCGGTGACGATCGCGGGCAAGACCACCGTGACCGCCGCATGGACCGGCCTCACCGCCGGCCAGCGCTACCTCGGCGTCATCGAATACTCCGACGGCACCAACACCATCGGCACGACGAACCTGCTCGTATCGGGCTGA
- a CDS encoding esterase family protein, translating into MRERWVELFSPAIGTAGSVVRYGHYGRPVLVFPSEQGRAGDFANNGMVEAVKELIDAGRVKLFCVDSYDAASWAARDLPLEERAKRHANFESWIVDQVVPFINEDVAGGAEIGVAGCSMGAFHALNFACKRADLFPLAMCFSGNYDPSAWHGWGERGDAAYFNSPADYLGNLHGDHLDWLRTRLSVLLVCGQGQWEDTTGALNSTRQVAGLLADKGIRHELDLWGYDVPHDWPSWRAQWAHHLPRFC; encoded by the coding sequence GTGCGAGAACGTTGGGTCGAGCTGTTCTCCCCGGCCATCGGGACGGCCGGATCGGTGGTGCGCTACGGCCACTACGGCCGGCCGGTGCTGGTTTTCCCGTCGGAGCAGGGCCGCGCCGGCGACTTCGCCAACAACGGCATGGTCGAGGCGGTCAAGGAGCTCATCGACGCGGGGCGGGTGAAGCTCTTCTGCGTCGACTCCTACGACGCGGCCTCCTGGGCGGCCCGCGACCTGCCGCTCGAGGAACGCGCCAAGCGGCACGCCAACTTCGAGTCGTGGATCGTCGACCAGGTCGTGCCGTTCATCAACGAAGACGTGGCCGGCGGGGCCGAGATCGGGGTCGCCGGCTGCTCGATGGGCGCCTTCCACGCGCTCAACTTCGCCTGCAAGCGGGCCGATCTGTTCCCGCTGGCGATGTGCTTCTCCGGCAACTACGACCCGTCGGCCTGGCACGGCTGGGGCGAGCGGGGCGACGCGGCCTACTTCAACAGCCCGGCCGACTATCTCGGGAATCTGCACGGTGACCATCTCGACTGGCTGCGCACCCGGTTGTCGGTGCTGCTGGTCTGCGGTCAGGGGCAATGGGAAGACACCACCGGAGCCCTCAACTCGACCCGGCAGGTGGCCGGACTGCTTGCCGACAAAGGGATCCGGCACGAGCTGGACCTGTGGGGCTACGACGTGCCACACGACTGGCCGTCGTGGCGCGCGCAATGGGCGCATCATCTGCCGCGCTTTTGCTGA
- a CDS encoding GNAT family N-acetyltransferase, which translates to MALDISIARTGSADDAAFVAEVTELVNNVYADAEKGLWQPGAQRTHAAELAAIIRAGELGVALAGTRLVGAVRVCRLATGEGEFGMLVADPAHRGVGVGRELVGFAEAWARGQGLPRMQLELLVPRDWTHPVKEFLREWYTRLGYREVRRDPFEQAHPTLQPQLATRCDFVVFHKPL; encoded by the coding sequence GTGGCGCTGGACATTTCGATCGCACGGACCGGGTCGGCCGACGACGCCGCGTTCGTCGCCGAGGTCACCGAACTGGTCAACAACGTCTACGCCGACGCGGAGAAAGGGCTCTGGCAGCCCGGGGCGCAGCGCACGCATGCGGCCGAACTAGCGGCGATCATCCGCGCCGGCGAGCTCGGCGTCGCCCTGGCCGGCACCCGGCTGGTCGGAGCGGTCCGGGTGTGCCGGCTGGCCACCGGTGAGGGCGAGTTCGGCATGCTGGTCGCCGACCCGGCGCACCGGGGTGTCGGCGTCGGCCGCGAGCTGGTGGGCTTCGCCGAGGCCTGGGCCCGCGGTCAGGGCCTGCCCCGGATGCAACTCGAGCTGCTGGTGCCACGCGACTGGACGCACCCGGTCAAGGAGTTCCTGCGCGAGTGGTATACCCGCCTCGGCTATCGCGAGGTCCGGCGCGACCCGTTCGAGCAGGCGCACCCCACGCTCCAGCCGCAGCTCGCCACCCGGTGCGACTTCGTCGTCTTCCACAAACCGCTCTAG
- a CDS encoding restriction endonuclease: MEPRKVKMLEVFRYARGASQVELVIDGYPNHHFVTSRPDRVQPKIMLERGINATAMVTAADGPRRPLIAIRSSPWKAGHATNPWHDEFDLDHGHVRYFGDHKPGIAGMPGVTAGNGALLQAWEQHAASTEAERRLAPPLLLYRSITVEQGGRSIAKGHVEFCGVAVIERLEYVIQRDSSSGTSFPNIVLDLAILDLADKGDAVDLRWIDDRRDSALTAEEAMRHAPGSWRRWVAQGRGAIPQVRRRVVSSRVRSSDEQLPIVGSTEEAILEKLYRHFDGRKHAFELLAARIAGRILGGSGAVYHAGWLTRSGGDGGVDFVGRLDVGSTASNTPLIVLGQAKCVQPRSSIGADQVARVVARLRRGWLGVYVTTGVFSKQAQIEIIDDAYPLVLVNGRELVEQVVQLAAVGHGSDIDALLEQITSEYEGAVTHRRPEEILFA, translated from the coding sequence ATGGAACCCCGCAAGGTCAAGATGTTGGAAGTCTTCCGCTACGCGCGGGGAGCGAGTCAGGTCGAGCTCGTGATCGACGGATATCCCAATCATCATTTCGTGACTTCGAGGCCTGATCGTGTGCAACCCAAGATCATGCTGGAGCGGGGGATCAACGCGACGGCGATGGTCACCGCTGCGGACGGGCCACGACGTCCGCTCATCGCCATCCGCTCCAGTCCGTGGAAGGCTGGCCACGCGACCAACCCGTGGCATGATGAGTTTGATCTTGACCATGGACACGTCCGTTATTTCGGTGACCACAAACCGGGCATTGCCGGTATGCCAGGTGTGACGGCAGGCAACGGTGCGCTGCTTCAGGCCTGGGAGCAGCATGCTGCGTCGACAGAGGCGGAGCGTCGACTAGCCCCGCCGCTCCTTCTCTACCGTTCCATCACGGTTGAGCAGGGCGGTCGATCTATAGCTAAGGGACATGTCGAGTTCTGCGGAGTTGCCGTCATCGAGCGGCTCGAGTATGTGATCCAACGCGATTCCAGCAGCGGAACCAGCTTTCCGAACATCGTCCTCGACCTTGCGATCTTGGATCTGGCTGACAAGGGCGATGCGGTGGACTTGCGCTGGATCGATGACCGGCGTGACTCCGCGCTAACTGCGGAGGAGGCGATGCGACACGCGCCGGGTTCGTGGCGACGCTGGGTTGCCCAGGGACGAGGAGCAATTCCGCAAGTTCGCCGACGAGTCGTCAGCTCCCGGGTCAGATCGAGCGACGAACAGTTGCCGATTGTTGGCTCGACAGAGGAGGCCATCCTCGAGAAATTGTATCGACACTTCGATGGTCGCAAGCACGCATTCGAGTTGCTCGCGGCTCGGATCGCAGGCCGCATCCTGGGCGGATCAGGCGCGGTGTACCACGCTGGCTGGCTCACTCGGTCGGGCGGCGATGGCGGCGTCGACTTCGTCGGCCGGCTCGATGTCGGCTCTACAGCTAGCAACACACCGTTGATCGTGCTCGGTCAGGCGAAATGCGTACAGCCTCGATCCTCGATCGGTGCCGACCAGGTGGCCCGTGTCGTGGCCCGGCTCCGCCGCGGTTGGCTTGGCGTATACGTAACGACCGGTGTCTTCTCCAAGCAGGCTCAAATCGAGATCATCGATGACGCATATCCCTTGGTGCTTGTCAACGGCCGTGAGTTGGTGGAGCAAGTCGTACAGTTGGCGGCCGTCGGCCATGGAAGTGATATCGATGCGTTGCTCGAACAGATCACGAGCGAGTATGAAGGTGCGGTGACGCATCGGCGGCCCGAGGAGATCCTGTTCGCCTGA
- a CDS encoding ATP-grasp domain-containing protein — protein MADVEHIIGMLLGTEDDWPRAYEALVDRLGPVVDGAGRKHRLKTTRVTIEPFNLRDKPRHSLVIDRLAYWYYHPREWLKKVSMMDGVYLLNSPFTFQSMEKHAAYCAMMRLGLKVPETVLVPYKHPLENSRWAYTAARYNQSFDLDAVAEEVGYPLFMKPYDGGAWVGVSKIKDSAELHAAYDASGERLMHLQQSVEGYDVFSRSLSIGPETMVMKFRPELPMHDRYAVEHGFLSAETGDEVVTISRLVNAFFGWEFNSCESLVRGSEVYPIDYANACPDVALTSLHYYFPWAMKALLRWTTFCVVTDRRFNVDLNTRQYFEIADRGDLTYQEKLAAYRKLADDYFETERYADFCASRLAHVDELVYDWVRSPEFDNLLVETVRNTYPVDEHDRFVAHFRGLTGAWVADQAG, from the coding sequence GTGGCCGACGTCGAACACATCATCGGAATGCTGCTGGGTACGGAGGACGACTGGCCCCGGGCCTACGAGGCGCTGGTCGACCGGCTCGGCCCGGTCGTCGACGGCGCGGGGCGCAAGCACCGGCTGAAGACCACCCGGGTCACCATCGAGCCGTTCAACCTGCGCGACAAGCCACGCCACTCGCTGGTCATCGACCGGCTCGCCTACTGGTACTACCACCCGCGCGAGTGGCTCAAGAAAGTGTCCATGATGGACGGGGTCTACCTGCTCAACAGCCCGTTCACGTTCCAGTCGATGGAAAAGCACGCGGCCTACTGCGCGATGATGCGGCTCGGTCTCAAAGTGCCGGAAACGGTGCTGGTGCCCTACAAGCACCCGCTGGAGAACTCCCGCTGGGCCTACACCGCGGCCCGCTACAACCAGTCGTTCGACCTCGACGCGGTGGCCGAGGAAGTCGGCTATCCACTGTTCATGAAGCCCTACGACGGTGGCGCCTGGGTCGGTGTCTCGAAGATCAAGGACAGTGCCGAACTGCATGCCGCGTACGACGCGTCCGGCGAGCGACTGATGCACCTCCAGCAGTCGGTGGAGGGTTACGACGTGTTCAGCCGGTCGCTGTCGATCGGGCCCGAGACGATGGTGATGAAGTTCCGGCCGGAGTTGCCCATGCACGACCGCTACGCGGTGGAGCACGGCTTTCTCAGCGCCGAGACCGGCGACGAGGTGGTCACCATCTCCCGGCTCGTCAACGCGTTCTTCGGTTGGGAGTTCAACTCCTGTGAGTCGCTGGTCCGCGGCAGCGAGGTCTACCCGATCGACTACGCCAATGCCTGCCCAGACGTGGCGCTGACTTCGCTGCACTACTACTTCCCGTGGGCGATGAAGGCGCTGCTGCGGTGGACGACGTTTTGCGTGGTGACCGACCGACGATTCAACGTCGACCTCAACACCCGGCAATACTTCGAGATCGCCGATCGCGGCGACCTGACCTACCAGGAGAAGCTGGCCGCATACCGCAAGCTGGCCGACGACTATTTCGAGACCGAACGATATGCCGACTTCTGCGCGTCCCGCCTGGCACACGTCGACGAGCTGGTCTACGACTGGGTGCGGTCCCCCGAGTTCGACAACCTGCTCGTGGAGACCGTGCGCAACACGTACCCCGTTGACGAACATGATCGCTTCGTGGCGCACTTCCGCGGGCTGACCGGCGCCTGGGTGGCCGACCAAGCGGGTTAA
- a CDS encoding alpha/beta hydrolase, with product MGWVDGRLTFRYPDPGRHLAGVRLEQHASLPGDRLEFDYRDQAWVLDLPAPDAWRLEYQLRLRHHDGREETVNDPANPARVPGAFGDKSVLHRRDYVDPIWLDLPAARGTWREFTVAAPALDAEVWIRTWSPPSAGDRVLVAHDGPEFDKLADLGHYAAAMVGSGALPPFHLVLLGPGDRSDWYSANNAYAATLTDPVLARLREELGFEGKVTGMGASLGGLAMLHAQRRTPAVFAGLFLQSGSFFRPRLDPQESGFRYFQRITRFTGPVVASAFAAHPVPTALTCGTVEENLANNREMADALARQGYPAQLVEVPDGHHFIGWRDAFDPHLTRLLARSWGETSWSLGSWGPGSWGRGSKSGG from the coding sequence ATGGGATGGGTGGACGGCCGGCTGACGTTCCGCTATCCCGATCCCGGGCGCCACCTCGCGGGCGTCCGCCTCGAGCAACACGCCAGCCTGCCCGGCGACCGGCTCGAGTTCGACTACCGCGACCAGGCCTGGGTTCTCGACCTGCCGGCGCCCGACGCGTGGCGGCTGGAATACCAGCTCCGGCTGCGCCACCACGACGGCCGCGAGGAGACCGTCAACGACCCGGCCAATCCGGCGCGGGTGCCCGGCGCGTTCGGCGACAAGTCGGTGCTGCACCGCCGCGACTACGTCGACCCGATCTGGCTCGACCTGCCGGCCGCCCGCGGCACCTGGCGGGAGTTCACCGTCGCCGCGCCGGCGCTCGACGCGGAGGTCTGGATCCGCACGTGGTCGCCGCCCAGCGCCGGCGACCGGGTGCTGGTCGCGCACGACGGTCCCGAGTTCGACAAGCTGGCCGACCTCGGCCATTACGCGGCGGCGATGGTCGGCTCCGGTGCCCTGCCACCGTTCCACCTCGTGCTGCTCGGGCCCGGCGACCGCAGCGACTGGTACTCCGCCAACAACGCCTACGCCGCCACGCTGACCGACCCGGTCCTGGCCCGGCTCCGCGAAGAGTTGGGCTTCGAGGGCAAGGTCACCGGGATGGGCGCGAGTCTTGGCGGGCTGGCGATGCTGCACGCGCAGCGGCGTACCCCCGCCGTGTTCGCGGGTTTGTTCCTCCAGTCCGGCAGCTTCTTCCGGCCGCGACTTGATCCGCAGGAGTCCGGCTTCCGCTATTTCCAGCGGATAACCCGGTTCACCGGGCCGGTCGTCGCCTCGGCGTTCGCCGCGCATCCCGTGCCGACCGCGCTGACCTGTGGCACCGTCGAGGAGAACCTCGCCAACAACCGGGAGATGGCGGACGCATTGGCCCGGCAGGGCTATCCGGCGCAACTGGTGGAGGTGCCCGACGGGCACCACTTCATCGGCTGGCGGGACGCGTTCGACCCCCATCTGACCCGGTTGCTGGCGCGGTCGTGGGGCGAGACGTCGTGGAGCCTGGGCTCGTGGGGCCCAGGTTCGTGGGGGCGGGGTTCGAAGTCGGGAGGCTAG